Proteins encoded by one window of Chroogloeocystis siderophila 5.2 s.c.1:
- a CDS encoding GGDEF domain-containing response regulator: protein MLPTNPKLHNQSPQERVYLSDDMICFSDEDPEVTSLQDWKIMIIDDEPDVHRATQLALQNVTFENRKLTFLSAYSAKEGKELLAIAHTDTALVLLDIVMETNDAGLRIVQHIREELKNRQIRIILRTGHPGEAPDESVILNYDINDYKLKIELTRQNLLTTAIAALRSYRNINTIEQQRLKLAQTLQHLQQVQFQLEEYTHRLEAKVAQRTAALENANRELHRLAIVDDLTLVANRRRFDEYWQQQWQFLAHQQQPISLILIDVDYFKHYNDYYGHQAGDECLWKVAQAISSVLNRPTDLIARYGGEEFAVILPYTSLNGATKVAEAIAAEIYSLNIPHHQSKVSDRVTLSLGIACIVPQLELSPKTAIAFADKALYQAKSQGRDRHCVYWDSG, encoded by the coding sequence ATGCTGCCTACGAACCCTAAACTGCACAATCAATCGCCTCAGGAGCGAGTGTACTTGAGTGACGATATGATCTGCTTTAGCGACGAAGACCCTGAAGTTACTTCGCTTCAGGATTGGAAAATCATGATTATCGATGATGAACCGGATGTGCATCGCGCAACTCAGCTAGCACTCCAGAATGTCACGTTTGAAAACCGAAAATTAACGTTTCTTTCTGCCTACTCAGCAAAAGAGGGAAAAGAATTACTGGCGATCGCCCACACCGATACCGCGCTGGTTTTGCTTGATATTGTCATGGAGACAAATGATGCTGGGCTAAGAATCGTTCAGCATATTCGCGAAGAACTGAAAAATCGGCAAATTCGCATTATTTTACGCACCGGACACCCTGGCGAAGCTCCTGATGAGTCTGTTATTCTCAATTACGATATTAATGACTATAAGCTCAAGATTGAACTGACGCGTCAAAATCTGCTGACAACCGCGATCGCCGCCTTGCGATCGTACCGCAACATTAACACAATCGAACAGCAACGCCTGAAGCTCGCGCAAACCCTACAACACTTACAGCAGGTTCAATTCCAACTCGAAGAGTATACACATCGCCTCGAAGCCAAGGTTGCTCAACGCACCGCAGCGCTAGAAAACGCTAACCGAGAATTACATCGCCTCGCGATTGTCGATGATTTAACACTTGTGGCAAATCGGCGGCGGTTTGATGAGTATTGGCAGCAACAATGGCAATTTTTGGCGCATCAACAGCAACCAATATCGCTGATCTTGATTGATGTTGATTATTTCAAGCACTACAACGACTATTACGGACATCAAGCTGGTGATGAATGTTTGTGGAAAGTCGCGCAAGCGATCAGTTCGGTGTTAAATCGCCCTACCGATCTCATCGCACGTTATGGAGGTGAAGAATTTGCCGTCATCTTACCCTACACGTCGCTCAACGGCGCAACAAAGGTAGCTGAGGCGATCGCGGCTGAAATTTATAGCTTAAACATCCCTCACCATCAATCAAAAGTCAGCGATCGCGTTACCCTCAGTCTCGGTATTGCTTGCATCGTGCCACAACTTGAACTTTCACCAAAGACGGCGATCGCTTTTGCCGATAAAGCGCTGTATCAAGCAAAATCGCAGGGACGCGATCGCCACTGTGTTTATTGGGATAGTGGGTAG
- a CDS encoding FIST C-terminal domain-containing protein, protein MSASHTAFTEALATYPGKTPAAALFFSCAWRRQVLGTLAKQEYQAIAHLGHAIASCGFYIYGEVAPLRENGQTFFHNTTFVTLLIGSQ, encoded by the coding sequence GTGAGTGCTTCGCATACTGCTTTTACCGAAGCGTTAGCAACTTATCCTGGGAAAACACCAGCCGCCGCGCTGTTTTTCTCGTGCGCTTGGCGACGGCAAGTTTTGGGAACGCTGGCGAAGCAAGAATATCAGGCGATCGCACATTTAGGACACGCTATAGCAAGCTGTGGCTTTTATATCTATGGAGAGGTTGCGCCGCTGCGTGAAAATGGGCAAACCTTTTTTCACAACACAACATTTGTCACTTTACTTATCGGTAGCCAATGA
- a CDS encoding FIST N-terminal domain-containing protein — translation MLKVASSHSNDPDSLAAVSEVLAQCQITLAGQSPQAGLLLEQIHAVFPQLELIGGTTDGEMSSVLEFQQDSLTLIFFCSDEIKFRAAAKLHLALSLQLGVTAHESLTTSTVSILQGLEAALGRTRIFGGATDD, via the coding sequence ATGTTAAAAGTAGCGAGCAGTCACAGCAACGATCCTGATTCTCTCGCAGCTGTAAGCGAAGTTTTGGCACAGTGTCAAATAACGCTGGCAGGGCAATCACCACAAGCAGGGCTTTTATTGGAACAGATTCATGCTGTCTTTCCGCAGCTTGAACTGATTGGAGGGACGACAGATGGAGAAATGTCCTCGGTTTTGGAATTTCAGCAAGACTCGCTAACTCTCATCTTTTTTTGTTCAGACGAAATCAAATTTCGCGCAGCCGCAAAGCTTCATCTTGCTCTCTCACTACAGTTGGGTGTCACTGCCCATGAGAGCCTCACGACGAGTACTGTTTCAATTTTACAAGGCTTAGAAGCAGCATTAGGTAGAACTCGGATTTTTGGTGGAGCTACAGACGATTAG
- a CDS encoding sensor histidine kinase, whose translation MSREFEFEVEQLNKEIRILKKQLERSEIDRAKLEAMNRTKESLLKHVICDLQEYQNILEKKNADLEQAFNELTAMKNKLVETEKMAALGSLVAGVAHEINTPVGTTITLASTLMDATRSLMATIKTGQLKRSMLNNYLELAQESTSLMLNNLHRAGELVQSFKQVAVDQSSLEQRRFRVKPYLEEIITSLSPQLKKESHIVTMTGDDSLTIYSYPGALAQVITNLVTNSMIHGYTQHQSGHLRFNVMQDNHQIVIQYRDDGCGIPPENLEKIFEPFFTTAREKGGTGLGLHITYNLVTQKLQGRIAVQSEVAKGTQFTIELPTSVIS comes from the coding sequence ATGTCACGAGAATTCGAGTTTGAGGTTGAACAACTCAATAAGGAAATCCGGATTCTAAAAAAGCAGCTAGAACGTTCGGAAATTGATCGCGCTAAGTTAGAAGCAATGAATCGCACTAAAGAATCGCTTCTCAAACACGTTATTTGCGATCTGCAAGAGTATCAAAACATTTTAGAAAAAAAGAATGCTGATTTAGAACAAGCATTTAATGAATTGACTGCCATGAAAAATAAACTCGTCGAAACTGAGAAAATGGCTGCTTTGGGAAGTTTAGTTGCAGGTGTTGCGCATGAAATCAACACTCCCGTAGGAACGACTATCACACTCGCCTCAACTTTGATGGATGCGACGCGATCGCTAATGGCAACAATCAAAACAGGACAGCTCAAACGTTCAATGTTGAATAATTATCTAGAACTTGCGCAAGAAAGTACAAGCTTGATGCTCAATAACCTGCATCGTGCTGGCGAACTCGTGCAAAGCTTCAAACAAGTTGCAGTCGATCAATCGAGCTTGGAGCAGCGTAGATTTCGTGTTAAGCCTTACCTTGAGGAAATTATAACGAGTTTGTCGCCGCAGTTGAAAAAAGAATCGCATATTGTGACGATGACAGGCGACGATTCACTGACTATCTACAGCTATCCTGGGGCATTAGCCCAAGTTATAACCAATTTGGTTACAAACTCAATGATTCATGGTTATACTCAGCACCAAAGCGGTCATCTGCGCTTTAACGTCATGCAAGATAATCACCAAATCGTAATTCAATATCGCGACGATGGTTGTGGTATTCCTCCAGAAAACTTAGAAAAAATCTTTGAACCTTTTTTTACAACAGCGCGAGAAAAAGGAGGAACCGGATTAGGGTTGCATATTACTTACAACCTCGTAACTCAGAAATTACAGGGTAGGATTGCTGTGCAAAGCGAGGTAGCCAAAGGAACTCAATTTACGATTGAACTTCCTACTTCCGTGATTTCTTGA
- a CDS encoding PRC-barrel domain-containing protein, translating into MTSEQIIRRSDILNTQVITKDNGKRLGVINQLWVDIDRREVVAMGLRDNLIAFAGVPRYMYLNSVNQIGDVILVDNEDVIEDIDVDVYSTLINCEVITETGELLGRVRNFKFNAETGILTSLIIASLGLPQIPDQVISTYEISIEEVVSSGPNRIIVFEGAEERVMQLTVGLLERLGIGKAPWEREEEEAYFTPTAKPENQLGTGVPLQAPVKPVRATQPVEETWDEDDYEYETLQPAPRQQQRYQQQYESIQYAEEEYEDNWSEATPSDRYSEPRRYEEPPRYVEPEPYREPDYVEYEDDITRDAWEDDEPKPVNIPKKIKQPEYEEEDRY; encoded by the coding sequence ATGACCTCTGAACAGATTATTAGGCGTTCCGACATCTTGAACACCCAAGTGATCACCAAAGATAATGGTAAGCGGCTAGGTGTAATCAATCAGCTATGGGTGGATATTGACCGACGAGAGGTTGTAGCCATGGGCTTGCGAGACAACCTGATTGCGTTTGCCGGTGTCCCACGCTATATGTACCTCAATAGTGTCAATCAAATCGGCGACGTTATCTTAGTTGATAACGAAGATGTCATCGAAGATATTGATGTTGACGTTTATAGCACTTTAATTAATTGTGAAGTCATCACAGAAACCGGCGAACTTTTGGGAAGAGTACGCAACTTCAAGTTCAACGCGGAAACAGGTATCCTGACGTCACTCATTATTGCTTCGTTGGGTTTACCCCAAATTCCCGATCAAGTCATCAGTACCTACGAAATTTCGATCGAAGAAGTTGTCAGTAGTGGTCCGAATCGGATTATTGTATTTGAAGGCGCTGAAGAACGCGTCATGCAGCTAACCGTAGGTTTACTTGAGCGTCTGGGGATTGGTAAAGCCCCGTGGGAACGCGAAGAGGAAGAAGCTTACTTTACGCCTACCGCCAAACCAGAAAATCAACTCGGAACAGGCGTACCATTGCAAGCGCCTGTCAAACCAGTGCGGGCAACGCAACCAGTTGAAGAAACGTGGGACGAAGACGATTACGAATACGAAACGCTTCAACCTGCACCCAGACAACAGCAGCGGTACCAACAGCAGTACGAATCAATTCAGTACGCGGAGGAAGAATACGAAGATAACTGGAGTGAAGCAACGCCAAGCGATCGCTATTCAGAACCGAGAAGATACGAGGAACCACCCCGCTACGTCGAACCAGAACCTTACCGAGAACCAGACTACGTTGAGTACGAAGACGACATCACCCGCGATGCGTGGGAAGACGATGAGCCGAAACCAGTCAATATTCCTAAAAAGATCAAGCAACCAGAGTACGAAGAAGAAGATCGTTACTAA